TATTAATAAAAAGGCATTTCAATTAAATTCCGTATAAATGTTTTTCTACAGAAAATGATGAACCAAACACTAAATGTAAATGCCTCCAACACCAAGATAGAAAATTCAAACCACCGTTACAGTTGCAGAAACGCATAATCCAATGTTCACATATCATATAGTTTGTGCATTAACTAATAATCAAAAGAGGAGGGTTTTTTACTGCCCTTCTAaaatttgaaaagaaaaatgctcGTGCAATTTTCTGACCATTAAGTACAAAGCTGGAATTTAATCATGTTAATATTATTCattacacttataaagattccagttggtggtcgtcaattcaTCTATCGAGACTACACCCTAGCTTCTTAGATAATCACTTGATTGTCACCCATTCAATGTGATGTAGATATGTATCAAGATCTTTTATGGTAGTTGATTTGGTTTGATATATACTTTTGAGATAATTGTTTTCTcaacaaatattttgaaagaaTTCTTATTTAGCATAAAATTGGAAAATATGAACACATGAGTATTtaaaacaactcatgcatgTAAAATATACTTTTAATTCCGTAAAAAAGCAcgtgcatttagctagtaaATGACAAGTATGGAGTTTTTGTCTTATTCTTTTGAAATCGACAGCCATGTGCCAAATTAAGTATTAACTGCTTTCAGTCTGACAGTTTCCACTCGCGCCAATGAAATATACACAAGGAAGCAGACACGATAACCAATCAGTGTGCAAATATTGATAAATTGCTAAGCGTTAACTTAATTTCCAGTGCCACACCATAAAAGTAATGCAGTTTCCCAAGCAGCGTGGATGATTTGAGATAAACCTACTAAAGGTAGACTGGAACCCTGAACTACCATCAAGAAGCTCAGGTAGAGAAGTGCATAGATTGTTCCTCTCATGATTAAGTCTTCTAACAGAAATAAGAAATgcgtgttttttctttgcaatGCGCGATCAAGTTCCATATCAGCTTCAATCTTCACACCTACGACTGTTCCAATCGAACCTCACTCCAATGCTAGGATATAGAAGTGGTGGCTACTATGAAATGAAACATGAAAACATTGTTTACAAACAAAGTTTCTCCAAGAAATGACAGGAAATGCATTTGGAGATTATTAGAGACATCGACAGAAAAATACCTTGGATAATCTAAATACTGTTTAGGTAAGAGAAAGGATAAGCCTGGAGCCTGTTGAAGGAAAACTATCCCATTAATAAATAATCCAACCTTCACTGGAGCAGAATTAGTGTGCTCTAAGTATCCTGAAAACAATAGTTCTTAAGTTGACTAGACTTACCTGCAACAGCTCCAACTCAGCAAGAGTATCAAGAGACGAAGCAAGCGCTACAGAAAGTCTGTCATTGTCCTTATCATTAATATATTTCAAGAGAGTTTGTAAACCACCCTGCAAAGATAGTGGAGTTATTCTTCAGATAATGAAAGATACTGAAGTAACTcatctatttatttttgtctCACCAGCCATATTCCACCCTCTTAACATAACTTACTTACCTTCCCTTCGAGCAAGGAAGTATATAGCTCGGAGCCCTTTTCCTTTAGTTCTACAGGTACACTTTCCAAAATTGTCTCCTTGTTCTCCATGACTATCTGCATTCAGAGCAGGTTGTATATATATCAGGATTCAGAACGATGAGCTCAGCTGATTCAGTAAGAAGGTTACATTACGATGCAATGAATAAAGCATATGTCATCACCAATCTGAATAGCTCTTCAAATTAGGTACTTATTAGAAGACATGGAGTCAGTTTACTTTCATGGCCTTCTTGACATCCCCCTCCATGGAGCCATACGGCTTCCTCTGTGGTATCCTGAGCAAGTACGAGATGTCCTCCAGCGATTCCTGGCAAATGTGTGCACAGAACCTGAGACACAACGGCCAATCATACTTGCACACATATGCTAAGCACAGCGCCGATCCTGATACGTGTTTACCTGTACGGTTTTCATCTTCGGGTTCGCGGGGATGGCCCTGCGCAGCGCGAGCTCCCCCGTCCTCGGCACGTTCGTGTCCGGCGAGTAGAGGATCGCATTCGCCGGCAGCGCCACGGAAATCTGGGCGATGATGGCGAGCGCAGCGACCGCGCTCTTCAGCAGCTCGAGCAGACCGTCCTGAACCAGACCAGACCACCCATGGAGATAAATTAAAGCACCGATGGACCTTGTAAGACGTGGTTTGGAGTTTGGAGTAGAGATGCAGCTACCTCAGCAGtgcagagggaggaggaggggtggtGCGGGCGGCTGCGAGAGGCACGGGGGACGCCGCATCGAATGCCGCGATGGCGGCTCGGGCAGTTCGTCCACGCGACGAACTGGCTGCCCCCGGGCGCAGCCGCGGGAGTGCGCGGGGATACGGGGAGGGCTCCGGCGAGCACCACCGTGGCCACTCGTGATGCCATGGAGTGTGCGAGGGTCGCAAACGGAATGGGTGGGGTCTTTGTGAAGGGATTTCGGGTTGGAGAGGGGGGGAACGGAAGGGTGGTGACGTTGCTActgtcgccgtcgtcgtggtCGCCTTCTATCCGCAGCCAGTCAGTTAGAGGTAATGATGGCCAACGGGCCGGCCCGGTACAGATTAGACGGGCCGGCCCGGTGAAGCCCGAGAATAGAGCGACCGGGCCGGCCCCAAAACGCGTCCTCCCGGCCCAGGTGCGATAGGGCCCATCTAAGAGGTTAGAATGTGACAAAAAAGGTTAGCATTTATTTTTGCCTAATTACATTCCATTGATGCATTCCTCAAAATAAGCTAAATATAGTGCCCAATTGAATCAAATTTATTTCTGTTAAATGCTGTCTAAGTAAAAGTTCCATATTTAGTAATTTTGCGCGTTTAAACATTCCGTTTTTTCATAATTGGAAACCTTTTAAAAAGAGATTGAGTCCATATTTAGTCCGAGagtttcctcaaaataaatcTTTGAGGACCTTCAGCGTGGGAATATTCATTGCAAAATAGAGTAACATAAGGGGAGGCTGAAGCTCAAAGCCTTAGGTTTCTCGCATATGGTGTTGTATATCATAGAAAATGGCTTTCCCCATTTTAACTTACTGTAATGTGACATGTGCAATTTCTTGTTGCATACAAATGATGACGGGTTACAGGTGTGCCCATTAATGTAGCATCGTTAATTTGGCAATCTCCAATCCTGGCCGAGCACAAAATTGGATGTCGTTTATTACAAGCATGTAGCACACACGAACCATGAATAAAAAAACCGTCACAAACTTATTCATGTCGATTGATCGGCCGATCCCTCAGTTGCATCTGGGGCTCAGTGCAAAGGCACTAGCGGGGAATGACTGTGTGGATGTCTCAAGTTGGAGCTTGAGCTGGTCACCGAGGTGCTGAATCTGGCTGAGTCCAAGCCACGCGAACTCCACCTGCAACCTCACACCATACACACGGCTTATTGATCCATCCTGGAGAACCCCTCCAATGGTACTATCATAGCGAAACTTGTATTGCTTGCCAGCTATCGGGACAGAGAACTCGCACGTGTTTGGGAGAGTCACCGCCAGATTACCTCCCTTGAGTGTGTACGACTCCACGCCTAGTGGGAGGAGGCCCGGTGGCAAACCGTTGTCCTCGAGGACTTCGTACGCTGTTCCGATAGAATCTACCCCTATTGTCGAGTTGTCTGAGATGGTCCCTCTTGCGGAGGAGGCCATGTGGAAGATGGAAGCCATTAGGATGGCGAGAAGGAGACACTGCATCGTCATAGTTTCTATTGCTTCGATCGGATTCGAATTAGGCACgagtaaaatatatgtatGACTACGAATACAGGTCTGTGATAATGGATGAAGACGGAGGTCCTCGGCACCTTTATATATAGGGATCTCGGCAACATGATATGCAATCAAATTTTAATAGCATTTATTTTTGCCTGATTTACATTCCATTGATACATTCCTCAAAATAAGCTAAATATAGTGCCCAGTTGAATCAAATTAATTTCTGTTAAATGTTGCCTGACTAGAAGTTCCATATTTAGTCCTTTTGCGCATTTAAACATTCCATATTTTTCACAATTGATTTCTTTAATTTAGAACATTGGTACTACATACCTCAAAAAGAGATCGAGTCCATATCTACTCAGAGAGTTTCCTTAGAGTGTTAACTTTCGGTTATGTGACAGATGGTGTTGCATATCAAAGCAAACGGCCTTCCCCATTTAACTTACTGTTATGTGAGATGTGCAATTTCTTGATGCATAAAAATGATGATGGACGCAAGACAATGTAATCGGTTTAAAAATTACGCATTCCCTCTTTTTCCGGGTGCACAAGAGCACTCTGTTGGTATATATGGGGGTAGCATGCACCTAATAAAACTAGGAATAAGTGTACTCCATTGTAATTCTCTTTTGTAAAAGAGCATACATAAAGGTTCGTGATGGAGTCTTGAAGGTCTAGCCGTCTAGTACTACACCCTGGTATATTTGCTTGGTGGATAATAAGGCTCTCTCGTATCTCTCAAAAGCATTGTTAATAGAGCACATATCGTAAATCCTATAGACATACTCACATACATGCATTTTGTATAGGTTTCTTTACGATATCTTGGTATTAGTTCATTTGTCGTCACAAATATACCGATTTTTTCAACCCAATGGCTAGAAGCCCTCTGGCATACGCTACTCACAATTGCATTATGGTATTCCTAAACTACGACATGCATCTTGTGGAATTTCTTGTCTTAAGCTTTCTTAAAGAAACATGGGTTACAGGCGTGATCTAGAAAACACGCTCGCTAAGTTCCCGCGTGTGCCGGACGAGGCAAAGAAAACCATCGAAGCAACCGCTCCGCGTCACTTCGTAGTTCGTAGTGGAAATGCGGATGCTTTTTTTCAAACGACCATCGAGTTCGCGTCGCCAAGTAAAAATTGCCACAACCCGTCAAGTCGGCAAGTGACTCCAGAGCCGTACGGACGGCGAGGACGACTGATCGTATGATAACGACTCTCCAGCTGGTCCGGCACACTGAAAAGATCGGGTCAGTTAAAACTTAATCTCGTTACGATTGttttaagaaaaaagagattttttccctttcttggaAATAAGTGCAGGATTGACACGAAGTCTATGCCAACAGGCCGACAGCTTGGGGGCTTAAGCAATGCCACGGTTCACAGAACACGGAGAAGGCGATGGTGATCGGTCGGCTTACTGCTTACATAGCATGGCAGTTGTCGAGGATATGCCAACCAGGTATCCTCATGACTTGGCCTGCGCAGGAGAAGACTGGGCTGACTTAGACATAAGCGGGCCCAACTAAAGCATGAGTCCAAGACGACTACAATACCTTcttcaagaaaaaaatcatgcaacCATAGATTGGCCATGTATATAAGATTATCTGGGGCTGCCCCTAGAGGCACAGTTTTACAGCTGACAATAGATCAATCTACCTGCATAGAGCTAGTCAGCTAGAGCCACAAGCTATGGCTAATCCCACTTTATATTCGTTATATGCGCAAGATGTACAATTAAGCAGGACGTATGTCTTTACCTTCCGGCCAAAATTTAAGTAGACACCTCTCACTTCAAACAGCCCACACACAACGGCCAAAAGCCCAACTACCCCCGAGGTTCCCTTCCTTTCGCGCGTGGCCCATATGGGCAGGCGATATGTCGTTATCGCTTGGGATCTGATCGATCCATTCATCTCTACAGACTCTCTGTGATCAGCAGCACTATCGAGTCAGCAGACAGTTAGGGTAGTATCCAATGTGATATATGTATCAAATCAAATAATAAAAGGAGGAAAGCTTCCTCCGTCGTCGTCCGTCCGCGCTAAAAACCGTCGGGCAAGTACATCCAACCCCACGGGGTCGAGCCGTGTGGGTCCATTGAAAAAATCTCTCGATCTGgttctgcgccgccgcccccgctccgcctccaccCTCCTGATCTGCGCCGTCGCCCCCTTCTAGCGCCCCCGCCTTTGCCTCCTTCCCTCCCTTTGCTTTGCCAGGCGAGGCCGATGCATCAGGCCTCAGAGGAGGGGGCGCGGCATGGATCACACGTCAGAGGAGGAGGGAACGACGGCGAGGTAGCCCGACAGCCGCGAGCCCCATCATCTTGCTGCGGGCACAGATCCAGACGCTGCAGTATGTTGTTGCGCCCTCGAGCGGCGTCCAGCGTCGGGGTCAACTGGGTCCTGGAGGAGTGGGACGGGAAGAGGgccacgaggaggaagaccgCAGCAGCGATGGCACACCACGCCACTTCTCTCCTTTTTGCAATAGATTGCTTTCAAGCAGAATAGCAAGAACTGAAACAGGAACTtcattttctgttgttgttttttgcgGGGGGTTCATTTTCTGTTGTTAATTCACCAATACTGTGTTTTGCTGAAGAGATTTGCACATAGCCTTTGAGTAGACTAACTTTTCCTGTTTTATTTAGTGCCAGTTAGTAGTAGTACTTCTCATATCAGTTCAGTTAACAGTACGTGGAACATGAATTGGTGGCAGACTACGGGAGTTAACAGAGGACTACAAGAGTAATAAACGAATCTTGATGCGGCTGTGTGATTTTGCTATGTGTTGATCCAATTTTATCAAAGTACTACATGAGTAATCTTCATGCCGTTTGTGTGATTTTTGCGATGTGTTGATCAAATTTTCTCAGAGTAATcaccctgctgctgctgtgtagATCAAATTTTATCAGACTGGCCCACTGGAGTTGCAGGATGCGTCAACCGAGGAGGGAGAACCCCCCGCCGGCAGCGAGCAGGGTGAGGTGGCACGACCCCTGCGTGAGACCTCCAACGGCGAGGAAAGCAGATGCGGATGCGGACGCTCGAAGGGAggtggagagggaggggaTGCGGGCACGGAGCTCGGTGGGGACGACGGAGGAAGGAGACCAAGTTTGAGAAATGTGCCGCGTTGACAAGATTAGAACTAGATgggtttcttttttgttaaaaCAATACCGTATAAGGCAGTGCGACAAATATTTTGAGCCGGGGGAGTATCATTAATTTCACAAGAATTCCATTTTCAACGCTAGAGATGACGCTAATTCTATGCAATGCGCAATATCAATGAGTGATAAGTCACAAACAATGTAATCGTTTGTGAATAATGATTTTTTATCGGTGCTCGTATGCTTAATTTTGGCATTGTACTAGTGTAATTAAATTAGAGTAAATAGCAGCATGAGCACAGCTAGCTATATTCATGGTATTCACCTCATCACCTGTATGGACAACCTTTTGCCTAGTTGTCGGTTTGCATCACCTTCGGTAATGCGTGCACATGATGTCTCATGGCTCCTAAACAAACAGTAGGCAACCATGAGTACAGTGgcccttcttttcttttgcgtgCCACAGAAAGAGTAAGCAGGCATGCACACAACACACATGTGGATCGGGAGGAGGCTAGAGCTGAGGCCGGGGTGAGATGCCCTCCCGGCTCCCGCAGGTTCTTGCACGGGAGTGGATCGGGAGATGTGCTCGCGTTGAACGTGGAcgagggagaaagaaaaagaacagcCCAAACGTTTTCCCTTTGCGGTGGCAGATTACCGTAAATAGAAGCTACTCCGCGAATTCTCTTCCCACAACTGGTGCTCTGGGTTTTCTTGCTGAGAAAATTATGTGTGTTTGTTGTCGCATGTCCTTTGCACTGATCGAATCACTCCAATATGGTGTCGTTCCTTATTGATTGATGTCTACTCCCTTGATCGCATGAATATTGCTTTACACAAGCAAAATTATTCCGTCAGCAAAAGATGTTAACAATAAAgcagaatcaacttttgattatTACTTTTTTGCATAGCATGAGGTAATTTTAAGAGTAGGAAATAAAATTTCGATTCCAGATGcaagataaaataaaatatttattaGTAATTAATTACAACGAACAAAGCTACAAACTGAAATTAGTAGCCCATGAGATTTATTCCAAGTGTTGTGTGCATGCCTGCTTGCTCTTTCTGTGGcacgcaaaagaaaagaagggcCACTGTACTCATGGTTGCCTACTGTTTGTTTAGGAGCCATGAGACATCATGTGCACGCATTACCGAAGGTGATGCAAACCAACAACTAGGCAAGGTTGTCCATACAGGTGATGAGGTGAATACCATGAATATAGCTAGCTGTGCTCATGCTGCTATTTACTCTAATTTAATTACACACATATATCACATTGGATACTACCCTAGTTGTCTGGTGACTCGATAATGCTGCTGATCATTCCCAATGCAACAGCACGCTGGTCGACAGGCACCTGTAGATAACACTTCAGCTTTGGCATAAAACCTAATTATTTTGTCGAATACTGACATGTATAAATTGAGACTTACCATGTGTCCAGCCAAGAGGATCCAGTAGAAATTTAAGCTCTTGTATGATCTAACATATGCCTCGATGGCTCTCGAAAGGTGTTTCGAAGAGTCACGGTAACGCAAAGGATCCCTTGGCAGGCTCAAGAAGTTCTTCAGGCCATCCCATCTGAAAAGGATGATTAGATTGGAAATTTCAAGGCATACATGATACATGTATGAATTATGAGGAGGTTTGCTGATGGGAGTTGCAGAAGGAGACATAGAGGTCACATTTCTTTGCAAGGGGAACATATATAAGCGTGATGTTGCGGTATAAGGAGATAGTTTTCAGTGAGAGCTTATAGTCCTTTATGGACCTACTCAAAGAGAATATTTAAACCACAAGTGATCCTATAAAGAGCGCCCTCCTGCGCTGTATGTCAGATGCAAGGCTTTGCAGCAGGCCTTCTTTAAGGCCTCTTATAGGTGGTTTTCTCTTGCTCTCTTGATGAATTGGTCACAATCACTTCATCTCAGTATATAAAAAGGAAAAGCTCATAGTTTGCATCCAATAATGATGGCCCATACCTTCCCcatcaaaaaacaaaaatgatcTCTGAAACATATATTGCTTAGGCTGCTGCTGATATGGATTACTTCGCACTCGATGCAGATGCCCTATGTTATCCTAATGAATCCTAGCATGACCATGAATGTCATTCTTTTCTGAATCAACAAAATTTGTGACATCTTTTTCATGCATTTGTCAGTCCTTTGCGCAAAATAtcagaaaagggaaaaagtaGAGATCGGTTCTGTAATGCAAagcatgtgtttttttattcttttccgGTGATAATGATCGTTTAAAACCAACTTTGTCCAGGTTTTACTGATAATGACCACATAAAGCCTTCCACTCATCCAGCCAGATGCAAGCAAAGCAGCGTTCACCAACCAAGGTTAAGAGGAAGGAAGACCTGTTAAGAAGATTAAACCCAACAGCCTTACTGTTTTGATTTATTACCACCTGTTGTTATTATTATGTCCTGGGAGTTACTAAATCCAAGAAGCAACatgataaaagaaagaaatgacaTGTTGCAGTGGCTAAGCCACAACACATGTCCTGTCAGGCTGTCGCCTGCCCCTGTCATTAATTAAAACCCCAATGCTGTAGCAGTTCACACTTCACGGCAACATTATTACTGGGTTGCAACATCAACAGAGACtgcatttattttattactgCTATTTTAGTTTCTGTCTTTTCAGACTGAGTTTAGAGAAACTCATCAACCAATATGTGCCACATTTATCTGTTTTTTAACAGGTCATTTATCATTCAGTTAATGCAAATAGCTACCATGAAGAATGGAACATGTAGCTAAAACTGAAAATCACAGTTGCTGAAGATTCTTGCTGAATGGAATAGGTGAGTTCATCTTTATTTGCAACCATTTGTCTTTATCCTCTGTGCATTCCAATTATTGTTAGCCTGGGTTGTACTTTTGCCTAATATAATAAGCTACTGCTGTAGGTGAGCACAGCCTCAGTGGAAGCTCGGCGTGCAGGTGTTATGTCAATGAAGACATTCCAGAGATTAATACCTACGGCGCCAGGTAAACTCATGCTAgctaatttgtttttgttatttttgccTGTTCATAAACAAGTGGAGGTAACCTATGACATCTGTGGCGGTGCAGCCTGGCTGACAGCTTCGAACCAGTGAATCACCTTATGGCTGGTGGTTCTGTCATGCTCTGGACCTCCGGTGGTTGGGGAAGTGATCATGGAGGAATTAGAGGACGGTAAAAGAACTGGTCAGTCTTCACCTTTTGACAATGAGGTGGGTTCATTGCTACTCTTGTGTTCATCCCTACTTTGAGATACCTGTGCTAATAATCCCCAGAAAACTCACTGCATGTGAATACAAACGCCCTCATATACAAAGGCTTTGCCACTTTAGGGGTGTCCCGTGTTAGAAATATTCAAAGTCCCACATCATTCCTTATATGTGCTTTTGTAATGGAAGAATGACACGGGTGCGAGTCAGGGGTACTGCCCTTTTCTAGTCTAGGTGAAAGGGGGTAGTTCCAGGGACAGAATTTTGTTCTTTGGGGTTTGTACGGGTGTAGTTTGGAATAGCCCTTATAAGCCGGGTGATccagtttttcctttttcattaAGTTCTCCCAAACTTCTTTGGAATTCTCAAAGAcgtaataaaaataataccTTTTATATAAAGAACTATGTACAAACTAGCAAAATGGGCAGATGAAGATGCTTACTTGAGTTTCTTCACCCATGCTTCTACGCCGATCGTCGGGCAGATTACATCAAGCTTCAGAAGACAAACACATATACTTTTATTCAGTATACTAAATTCTGAAGATAAAGTATATCCATTTAGTTGAAGATATAAAAATCTAAGCTGCGGAGTGACGAGGAGCATTTGCTACTGACCTGTCCATTATACACGGTCACATTCACACCATATGCTAGCAACGCATCAACCTGAGCATGAAGAATTGAGCATATTAAACGCAACAAATTCCGTCACAGTCAACTAAATTAGATCAGTTAGATAGAGCCATAAAATAGTTTGCTTACCTCATTGATCGCTGGCTTCATAAACGTGTTAGCCAGTGCGTCATGGACCTGAATCGACGCCTCTTGCCAACTGCGGTTTAACTGAAATTGTTAGTTCAGTCATGTTTGATGCGTTGAATATGTATTTGAAATAGAAAGAACATTAGGTTTTTGTATGCTTTTGTGAACTGTAAAAGGCCCCTCTATGTTATGTTGCCCCAAGGACCCTGATATCCCAGGACCCTGCTTGCCCATCAGAAATTTGAAGGTACACCCAATAAAACATGGGCCATCTATTTTTTGTGATTCATTGGCTAATAACCCAATACTACTATTTGCTTGATGTTTTCTGTCTTATcttaaagaaaataaaatggttTGTAAAAAAATCCCACTGCAACACACGGACTATTTGCTAGTATAAAAAGTGATGACGCTTACATGAGGTTCTTAGGGATGATCATGAGTTTTTTCTTGATAACACCATTCATGATGGCATCAATGGTGTTCGCGGCCGGAGACACTTGGCTCATTAATTGGGAGCTTCTCAGTGACGACGGGTTTTCCAAGATAGGGTTCATGCTGGTGTCAAGCAAGAAATTTTCCATGTTCTGCAAAAAGTCATGCATGTTTCTCAATTTGTGCTGAGTACTGT
This is a stretch of genomic DNA from Brachypodium distachyon strain Bd21 chromosome 1, Brachypodium_distachyon_v3.0, whole genome shotgun sequence. It encodes these proteins:
- the LOC100830703 gene encoding peptidyl-prolyl cis-trans isomerase CYP37, chloroplastic isoform X2 gives rise to the protein MASRVATVVLAGALPVSPRTPAAAPGGSQFVAWTNCPSRHRGIRCGVPRASRSRPHHPSSSLCTAEDGLLELLKSAVAALAIIAQISVALPANAILYSPDTNVPRTGELALRRAIPANPKMKTVQESLEDISYLLRIPQRKPYGSMEGDVKKAMKIVMENKETILESVPVELKEKGSELYTSLLEGKGGLQTLLKYINDKDNDRLSVALASSLDTLAELELLQAPGLSFLLPKQYLDYPRLTGRGVVEFAVEKGDGSTFFPTAGGEPKSVATIQVVVDGYSAPLTAGNFVKLVLDGAYDGATLKSASQAIIADSKAGKKGYTLPLEVMPAGQFEPLYRSPLNIQDGELPVLPMSVYGSIAMAHSEDSDEYSSPDQFFFYLYDKRNSGLGGISFDEGQFSVFGYATAEGRDVLSQIKTGDKIRSAKLVQGRERLVLPAATAPAPADPAPAPAKS
- the LOC100830703 gene encoding peptidyl-prolyl cis-trans isomerase CYP37, chloroplastic isoform X3, which gives rise to MASRVATVVLAGALPVSPRTPAAAPGGSQFVAWTNCPSRHRGIRCGVPRASRSRPHHPSSSLCTAEDGLLELLKSAVAALAIIAQISVALPANAILYSPDTNVPRTGELALRRAIPANPKMKTVQESLEDISYLLRIPQRKPYGSMEGDVKKAMKIVMENKETILESVPVELKEKGSELYTSLLEGKGGLQTLLKYINDKDNDRLSVALASSLDTLAELELLQAPGLSFLLPKQYLDYPRLTGRGVVEFAVEKGDGSTFFPTAGGEPKSVATIQVVVDGYSAPLTAGNFVKLSGLGGISFDEGQFSVFGKNFPVDTNICRYATAEGRDVLSQIKTGDKIRSAKLVQGRERLVLPAATAPAPADPAPAPAKS
- the LOC100830703 gene encoding peptidyl-prolyl cis-trans isomerase CYP37, chloroplastic isoform X1 is translated as MASRVATVVLAGALPVSPRTPAAAPGGSQFVAWTNCPSRHRGIRCGVPRASRSRPHHPSSSLCTAEDGLLELLKSAVAALAIIAQISVALPANAILYSPDTNVPRTGELALRRAIPANPKMKTVQESLEDISYLLRIPQRKPYGSMEGDVKKAMKIVMENKETILESVPVELKEKGSELYTSLLEGKGGLQTLLKYINDKDNDRLSVALASSLDTLAELELLQAPGLSFLLPKQYLDYPRLTGRGVVEFAVEKGDGSTFFPTAGGEPKSVATIQVVVDGYSAPLTAGNFVKLVLDGAYDGATLKSASQAIIADSKAGKKGYTLPLEVMPAGQFEPLYRSPLNIQDGELPVLPMSVYGSIAMAHSEDSDEYSSPDQFFFYLYDKRNSGLGGISFDEGQFSVFGKNFPVDTNICRYATAEGRDVLSQIKTGDKIRSAKLVQGRERLVLPAATAPAPADPAPAPAKS
- the LOC104582053 gene encoding uncharacterized protein LOC104582053, which gives rise to MTMQCLLLAILMASIFHMASSARGTISDNSTIGVDSIGTAYEVLEDNGLPPGLLPLGVESYTLKGGNLAVTLPNTCEFSVPIAGKQYKFRYDSTIGGVLQDGSISRVYGVRLQVEFAWLGLSQIQHLGDQLKLQLETSTQSFPASAFALSPRCN